One Lysinibacillus fusiformis genomic window carries:
- a CDS encoding PTS lactose/cellobiose transporter subunit IIA, producing MEETVMMQAIMGLIVHSGNTKSECMEAIQLAKKGRISEAKEKINMANEALTEAHHSQTALLTQEARGEKVEVSMLLIHAQDHLMNAITFRDLAQEMIELYEHIKGE from the coding sequence ATGGAAGAAACAGTTATGATGCAAGCCATTATGGGCTTGATTGTGCACAGTGGTAATACGAAGAGTGAATGTATGGAAGCCATTCAGTTAGCGAAAAAGGGGCGTATTAGTGAAGCAAAGGAAAAAATAAACATGGCGAATGAAGCACTTACAGAAGCACATCATTCACAGACAGCTTTGTTAACACAAGAAGCAAGGGGAGAGAAAGTGGAAGTATCGATGCTCTTAATTCACGCACAGGATCATTTAATGAATGCCATTACGTTTCGTGATTTAGCGCAAGAAATGATAGAGCTATATGAACATATCAAAGGGGAGTAG
- a CDS encoding N-acetylglucosamine kinase, whose amino-acid sequence MYILAIDGGGTKTSAVICDEHGCIYGKVVTSRSNPTAMDVQSFESTIHDLLQKIQAQNPQVFAAIHSCFAGMAGVKERQAEQKVKAIIRQYVDESTAVVIENDALIALYAGTLGQNGIVQIAGTGAITMGYDSQQNYHRVGGWGYLFDDEGSGYDLGNQALKAVFQSYDQRAKPTALTDIILHHFSVERVPQLIECIYGKDHPRTVIAPLSQYVFDMAVKGDNVAVSIIEGACEKYYMAIKACYARMIWELEDVSVVLAGGVFTNAAFFILRLQQLAKEDALPLRFMIPVLQPIGGAVIGAFKQMNVQLDSYFVEAFQKNYDRWRS is encoded by the coding sequence ATGTATATACTGGCAATTGATGGTGGTGGCACGAAAACATCTGCTGTTATTTGTGACGAACATGGCTGTATTTATGGCAAAGTAGTTACGTCGCGTAGCAATCCAACTGCGATGGATGTCCAGAGCTTTGAGTCAACGATTCATGATTTATTACAAAAAATACAGGCACAAAATCCACAAGTGTTTGCTGCAATACATAGTTGTTTTGCAGGTATGGCAGGGGTGAAAGAGCGACAAGCTGAGCAGAAAGTGAAAGCAATTATTCGGCAGTATGTTGACGAGTCGACGGCTGTTGTGATTGAAAATGATGCTTTAATAGCGCTATATGCAGGTACGCTGGGCCAAAACGGTATTGTACAAATTGCTGGGACAGGAGCTATTACGATGGGCTACGATAGTCAGCAGAATTATCATCGTGTGGGTGGCTGGGGTTACCTTTTTGATGATGAAGGGAGTGGCTATGATTTAGGCAATCAGGCACTAAAGGCCGTATTTCAAAGCTATGATCAGCGGGCAAAGCCAACAGCCTTAACGGATATCATATTGCACCACTTTTCCGTGGAGCGTGTACCGCAACTAATAGAGTGTATTTATGGTAAGGATCATCCACGAACAGTGATTGCACCGTTAAGTCAATACGTTTTTGATATGGCAGTCAAGGGAGACAATGTTGCGGTTAGCATCATTGAAGGTGCATGTGAAAAATATTATATGGCGATTAAAGCATGCTACGCTCGCATGATATGGGAGCTAGAGGATGTGTCTGTTGTTTTAGCTGGTGGAGTCTTTACCAATGCAGCCTTTTTTATACTGAGATTACAGCAACTCGCAAAAGAAGATGCGCTACCGTTGCGATTTATGATACCGGTTTTACAACCAATTGGAGGGGCAGTCATAGGAGCTTTTAAACAAATGAATGTTCAGCTAGATTCCTATTTTGTAGAAGCTTTTCAAAAAAACTATGACCGATGGAGAAGTTAA
- a CDS encoding tRNA threonylcarbamoyladenosine dehydratase, whose translation MLHQFSRNELAIGTEGLEKLKNTTVAILGVGGVGSFAAEACARSGIGRIILVDKDNVDITNVNRQLVAYLSTVGKSKSGVMKERIADINPDCEVTDMHMFYTEETYEEFFAQGIDYVIDASDTVMYKIHIMKECLKRNIPIISSMGAANKMDPTRFKIADISKTHTDPLAKVIRTKLRKDGIHKGITVVFSDESPIVVRPDVVEHVGKPDAAIRKAKMPPSSNAFVPSVAGLIAASWVVNTILADVKITRVQG comes from the coding sequence ATGTTACATCAATTTTCACGTAACGAGCTCGCAATTGGCACAGAGGGACTCGAAAAATTAAAAAATACAACAGTAGCCATTTTAGGTGTCGGCGGTGTCGGCTCATTTGCTGCAGAGGCATGTGCACGAAGTGGTATTGGCCGAATTATTTTAGTGGACAAGGATAATGTAGATATTACGAATGTCAATCGTCAATTAGTTGCGTATCTTTCAACAGTAGGAAAATCAAAATCTGGCGTCATGAAAGAGCGAATTGCAGATATTAATCCTGATTGTGAAGTTACTGATATGCATATGTTTTATACGGAAGAAACGTATGAGGAATTTTTTGCACAGGGCATTGATTATGTCATTGATGCAAGTGATACTGTCATGTATAAAATTCATATTATGAAGGAATGTTTAAAGCGTAATATCCCAATTATCTCAAGTATGGGAGCGGCAAATAAAATGGATCCAACACGCTTTAAAATCGCAGATATTTCTAAGACACATACAGACCCATTAGCTAAAGTAATTCGCACAAAACTACGTAAAGACGGCATTCATAAAGGCATAACTGTCGTTTTTTCAGATGAAAGTCCAATTGTCGTACGACCAGATGTCGTGGAGCATGTAGGGAAACCTGATGCTGCCATTCGTAAGGCGAAAATGCCTCCATCCTCCAATGCATTTGTACCTTCAGTTGCAGGTTTAATTGCTGCAAGTTGGGTAGTGAACACCATTTTAGCAGATGTGAAAATTACACGTGTGCAAGGCTAA
- a CDS encoding DUF871 domain-containing protein encodes MRQLGISLYPQHSTLEEMKQYVQLAHDNGFDRIFTCLMSLNNEDERIKLQQINAFAQQLGFDISADIAPAVFEELGLTYKEIAYFKEQYHLAALRLDMGFSGQEEAFMSLDASNLKIELNISNGTKYVENILSYQPNKDNIIGCHNFYPRQFTGLSRQYFLETSKLFKANHIRTAAMISSQHALFGPWEKTQHGLPTLEEHRHLPITVQAKDLWHTGLIDDCIIGNMYASEEEIRALGQLNRHKLELKVVQAPETSILEEAILFKEPHFNRGDVSEYVIRSTQSRVKYKNGDFQIHDTHPLKPGDITIDNNLDVRYKGELQIVLKEIPNAGSTNVVARVVEEEQFLITQIQPWASFGFTK; translated from the coding sequence TTGAGACAATTAGGTATTTCACTTTATCCACAGCATAGTACATTGGAAGAAATGAAACAGTATGTGCAGCTAGCACATGACAACGGTTTTGATCGTATTTTTACCTGCCTGATGTCCTTAAATAATGAGGATGAACGAATAAAATTACAACAAATCAATGCTTTTGCGCAGCAACTAGGCTTTGATATCTCTGCTGATATTGCACCGGCAGTTTTTGAGGAGCTTGGCTTAACGTATAAAGAGATAGCTTATTTCAAAGAGCAATATCATCTAGCGGCATTGCGTTTAGACATGGGGTTCTCTGGTCAAGAGGAAGCTTTTATGTCACTCGATGCTAGTAATTTAAAAATAGAGTTAAATATAAGTAATGGCACAAAGTATGTGGAAAATATTTTATCCTACCAACCGAATAAAGATAATATTATTGGATGCCATAACTTTTATCCGAGACAGTTTACAGGTCTTTCACGTCAGTATTTTTTAGAGACCTCCAAACTATTTAAGGCAAATCATATCCGAACAGCTGCTATGATTTCATCTCAGCATGCATTGTTTGGCCCTTGGGAAAAAACACAGCATGGTTTACCGACATTAGAGGAGCATCGTCATCTGCCAATTACTGTGCAAGCGAAAGATTTATGGCACACTGGTTTAATCGATGATTGTATTATCGGCAATATGTATGCTTCGGAAGAAGAGATACGGGCATTAGGGCAATTAAATCGCCACAAGCTAGAGCTGAAAGTTGTGCAGGCGCCAGAAACGAGTATTTTAGAAGAAGCGATCTTATTTAAGGAGCCCCATTTTAATCGTGGAGATGTATCGGAATATGTTATTCGTAGTACACAATCTCGTGTGAAGTATAAAAATGGAGATTTCCAAATCCATGATACGCATCCTTTGAAGCCAGGTGATATCACAATAGATAATAATTTGGATGTTCGCTATAAAGGAGAGCTACAAATAGTCTTAAAGGAAATACCGAATGCGGGCTCGACAAATGTAGTTGCAAGAGTTGTAGAAGAAGAGCAATTTTTAATAACACAGATTCAACCATGGGCGTCATTTGGCTTTACGAAATGA
- a CDS encoding PTS sugar transporter subunit IIB: MKNIMLVCVAGMSTSLLVSKMQKAAQELNIEADIYAIAESEVEKVLANKGADVLLLGPQVRYLKGTFETKYKEKNFPIDVINMADYGMMNGENVLKQALNLIG, encoded by the coding sequence ATGAAAAATATTATGTTAGTTTGCGTAGCAGGAATGAGTACGAGTTTACTAGTGTCAAAAATGCAGAAGGCGGCACAAGAGTTAAATATTGAAGCGGATATTTACGCTATTGCTGAAAGTGAGGTTGAAAAAGTATTAGCAAATAAAGGTGCTGATGTACTTTTACTTGGCCCACAAGTGCGTTACTTAAAAGGGACATTTGAGACAAAATACAAGGAAAAGAATTTCCCAATCGATGTCATTAATATGGCTGATTACGGCATGATGAATGGTGAAAATGTATTAAAACAGGCATTAAATCTGATTGGATAA
- a CDS encoding PTS sugar transporter subunit IIC, which yields MFRFLEEKFVPVAARVGNQRHLVAIRDGFITIMPLTIVGSLAVLINNLPIDLYQNALDSIWKHETWTQWGGNMWGATFGIISLLLAFSIAYNLAKGYDKDGLAAGVISLSSYMTFGTFGEGGLTGLTTGTGGIFIAIIIALLSTEVFCRLSGNRRLLIKMPDGVPPAVSKSFAALLPAIITIGVFALVRTIISAGFDIPDIVGSFYATIQEPFMGLTNTWIAALLLAFIPTFLWTLGVHGANIIEPFMQTINLPAIDANVAAISAGEVAPYIVNKPFFDAFVNMGGSGTTIALIIAIFIIARKNKQYNTVGKLSAAPGIFNINEPLLFGLPIVLNPILFVPFILTPMINVTIAFFATKWGWVPAAIVAPPWTTPPIINGFLATQSWRGAALSVVLIVVAVCIYLPFLAMANRVAKQDEKRDAELEVQKVEV from the coding sequence ATGTTCCGTTTTTTAGAAGAAAAATTTGTTCCGGTAGCTGCAAGAGTTGGCAATCAGCGTCATTTAGTTGCCATACGTGACGGTTTTATCACGATAATGCCATTGACAATTGTAGGATCACTAGCGGTTTTAATTAATAACTTACCTATTGACTTGTATCAAAATGCACTTGACTCCATTTGGAAACATGAAACTTGGACACAATGGGGCGGCAATATGTGGGGGGCAACATTTGGAATTATTTCGTTATTATTAGCCTTCTCTATTGCTTACAATCTTGCAAAAGGTTATGACAAGGATGGGCTTGCTGCAGGGGTCATCAGTCTTTCGAGTTATATGACTTTTGGTACTTTTGGTGAGGGTGGTTTGACAGGCTTAACAACAGGTACAGGTGGTATATTTATAGCCATTATTATCGCATTACTCTCCACTGAAGTATTTTGTAGATTGTCAGGGAATCGTAGACTTCTGATCAAAATGCCAGATGGTGTACCACCGGCTGTTTCAAAATCATTTGCAGCATTACTACCTGCTATTATTACAATTGGTGTATTTGCTTTAGTGCGTACAATTATTTCGGCAGGCTTCGATATTCCTGATATTGTGGGGTCATTCTATGCAACAATTCAGGAGCCATTTATGGGCTTAACAAATACATGGATTGCCGCATTACTTTTAGCATTTATTCCTACGTTTTTATGGACATTAGGTGTTCATGGTGCTAATATCATCGAACCATTTATGCAAACTATTAATCTACCAGCAATTGACGCCAATGTTGCAGCTATTTCAGCTGGTGAGGTAGCGCCATATATCGTAAATAAACCATTCTTTGATGCTTTCGTCAATATGGGTGGATCGGGTACGACAATAGCACTTATTATCGCTATTTTCATTATCGCAAGGAAGAATAAACAATATAATACCGTTGGAAAATTATCAGCAGCACCAGGGATTTTTAATATTAATGAACCATTACTTTTTGGTTTACCAATCGTATTAAACCCAATTTTATTTGTACCATTTATTTTGACACCGATGATTAATGTTACAATAGCATTCTTTGCAACGAAGTGGGGCTGGGTTCCAGCGGCAATCGTTGCGCCACCATGGACAACACCTCCGATTATTAATGGATTTTTAGCAACGCAATCTTGGCGCGGGGCTGCGCTTAGTGTCGTATTAATTGTTGTGGCTGTCTGTATTTACTTACCTTTCCTAGCGATGGCAAACCGTGTAGCGAAGCAAGACGAAAAGCGTGATGCTGAATTAGAAGTTCAAAAAGTAGAAGTGTAA
- a CDS encoding LysR family transcriptional regulator substrate-binding protein, with protein MPSISKTFSFFLRFFVHNTCWSVESVSLMSAAYAVCVSRHAQVASFLKFMAGTSKRRLAGSSAGSGWLFPDRIIITAELIPLIKDKMIVAFPSNQMLKHQEIINIQDLQKGPFIMPTGMYQKHIENLFKQENIHPTIRFEVHDCNTIAPELFLKTQQNIHLGTLNLTHWRHVALACPSVKEASPAVREFLAVAKKVFKSKD; from the coding sequence ATGCCCAGTATTTCCAAAACCTTTTCGTTTTTTCTGCGGTTTTTTGTACATAACACATGTTGGTCTGTAGAGTCAGTGTCTCTTATGAGCGCTGCTTACGCTGTTTGTGTGTCTCGCCATGCCCAAGTAGCGAGTTTTCTCAAATTCATGGCAGGCACAAGTAAGCGGAGGCTAGCTGGCTCGTCAGCGGGAAGCGGTTGGCTTTTTCCAGACAGGATTATTATTACTGCTGAATTAATACCTCTTATTAAAGATAAAATGATTGTAGCATTTCCGAGTAATCAAATGTTGAAACACCAAGAAATAATAAATATTCAAGATTTGCAAAAAGGACCTTTTATTATGCCAACAGGGATGTATCAAAAGCATATTGAAAATTTGTTTAAGCAAGAAAATATACACCCAACTATTCGTTTTGAAGTGCATGATTGTAATACAATTGCCCCGGAGCTATTTTTAAAAACGCAGCAAAACATTCATTTAGGTACCTTAAATTTAACCCATTGGCGTCATGTGGCTTTAGCTTGTCCTTCTGTAAAAGAAGCGTCCCCTGCAGTTAGAGAATTTCTTGCAGTTGCGAAAAAGGTTTTTAAAAGTAAAGACTGA
- a CDS encoding GNAT family N-acetyltransferase, producing MEIKLIPPKDYMQVHRLRDYCFPNKYIGARRADFQYWIEQSTTLGAYEGDKVVGQLFILPLNMTVHGENYKMGGIGFVATYPEYRQQGIIKKLMQQALKEMRQNGQFISVLAPFSVSFYRYFGWELFFEKLHYSIPHAMFLSFGKQLDVVKRMSFEWPDETLFQAIQRFHNTQALVNNGSMLRDEAWWKRIERRAPESHFAAYLQADKIAGYIRYTIHDGTFMIHDFIAEDILAEQAIWRFITSHAMSVHTIEGITANGHHFGFQFQEPQFKRDVKMDVMIRIVDACAFMQRYPWREIQEPLYVVLEDDFCTWNECVYRINKEGNVSIIEANSIPDKHMLALPINLFSAMMVGYLSVKDALIYAKKEPVKEVVDQWQRAIPNDKPVFYEYF from the coding sequence ATGGAAATAAAATTAATTCCCCCAAAAGATTATATGCAAGTACATCGACTACGGGATTATTGTTTTCCAAATAAATATATTGGTGCTCGACGGGCGGATTTTCAATATTGGATTGAGCAAAGTACAACGCTAGGAGCCTATGAAGGGGATAAAGTTGTTGGACAGCTATTCATTCTTCCGCTTAATATGACGGTACATGGTGAGAATTATAAAATGGGTGGTATTGGATTTGTGGCGACTTATCCTGAGTATCGACAGCAAGGGATTATAAAAAAACTCATGCAGCAGGCGCTCAAGGAAATGCGACAAAATGGGCAATTCATTTCTGTATTAGCGCCTTTTTCCGTATCCTTTTATCGTTATTTTGGCTGGGAATTATTCTTTGAGAAACTTCATTATTCTATTCCACATGCCATGTTTCTAAGCTTCGGAAAACAATTAGATGTGGTAAAACGTATGAGTTTTGAATGGCCAGACGAAACTCTTTTTCAAGCTATTCAGCGTTTTCATAATACGCAAGCGCTCGTTAACAATGGTAGTATGCTACGTGACGAGGCTTGGTGGAAAAGGATTGAGAGAAGAGCACCTGAAAGCCATTTTGCCGCGTATCTTCAAGCTGATAAAATAGCAGGCTATATTCGCTATACAATCCATGATGGAACGTTTATGATTCATGATTTTATAGCAGAGGATATACTGGCAGAACAGGCAATCTGGCGTTTTATCACGTCACATGCAATGAGTGTACACACAATCGAAGGTATCACTGCAAATGGCCATCATTTTGGCTTCCAATTTCAGGAACCGCAATTTAAAAGAGATGTCAAAATGGATGTCATGATCAGAATAGTGGATGCTTGTGCTTTTATGCAGCGTTATCCGTGGAGGGAAATACAAGAACCATTATATGTGGTGCTAGAGGATGATTTTTGCACTTGGAATGAATGTGTATACAGAATAAATAAAGAGGGGAATGTCTCCATAATCGAGGCAAATTCTATACCGGATAAGCATATGCTAGCATTACCAATCAATCTATTTTCGGCAATGATGGTCGGCTATCTTTCGGTTAAGGATGCACTTATTTATGCGAAAAAAGAACCTGTAAAAGAAGTGGTAGATCAATGGCAGAGAGCAATTCCGAATGACAAACCAGTATTTTACGAATATTTTTAA